The Bartonella bovis 91-4 sequence CCCTTTAGCGAGCACTCAACCAATGTTTCGTGGCACTCGAGGCGGTCCTTTACAGGCGGCTATTATTCAACGCCTTGTTCAAAACTTGCGTGCTCGTCTTGGTTTACCAGAAACAACTACACCGCATGCACTGCGTCATTCTTTTGCAACCCATCTTTTATCACGTGGAGGGGATTTGCGTACCATTCAGGAATTACTTGGCCATGCCTGTTTATCAACAACACAGGTTTACACCCATATTGATACAGACCGCTTATTAGAAGTTTATCAAAAAACACATCCTCGTGCTTCAAAAGTTATTGAATCGAAAAAAATATCTTAAACAGCTTCAACCTCAAGAGCCAAAGCGTGAATATGTGTTTCTAATTCTTGTTGTAAAACTTTATAAATCGCCCGGTGTCTCTCTACCCGCGACGTGCCTGAAAAAAAAGAAGAGAGAATTTTTACCCGAAAATGTGTTTCCCCGTGGCTATCAAAAACACCACCTTTATGACGGTGCCCTGCATGAAGACTGCTTTCATTAATCACTTCAAGTTTCTGCGGACAAAAAGCATCACGAAGCTTTGTTTCGATGACTGTTTGAATCGTAGTAGACATTTTTTCTTTACTCTCCACTAAAATGGATAGTGTAATTAGCCATCTTAGACACTACATTAAGTATGAAAATAAATTTTCAAAGTCAATCCTTGTCAAACATACCGATTTTGCATAAACCAAAAACATGGCTACAACATCTAAATTATTTGATTCAATTCGTATCAGCTCCAATAAAAGAAAACAAGGTGAGTCACAAGCTCAACAGTGTCAATGGGAGGGGTGTGAAAAAACGGGGGTGCACAAAGCGCCAGCAGGCCGTAACCGTGAAGGGCAATATTTTTATTTTTGCCTTGATCATGTACGTGCTTACAATAAAGATTTTAATTATTTCTCAGGCCTTAGTGATAAAGATATCGCTAATTTTCAAAAAGACGCCCTTACAGGGCACCGCCCTACGTGGTCTGCTGGGCTAAGCAATAGTACATCCAAAAAAACATCCCCTCATTATGCAACGATTCGCTCTGGAACAGCAGCTTATCAAAACCGTATGCGTGATCCTTTTTCATTTTTCACCAAACGTTACTCAGCCAATACGACCTCGCGAAAATTAAAACCTTTAGAAGCCAAAGCTTTTGATACTTTAGGGTTACAAGCAAATGCTTCAGCTGAGGATATTAAAACAAAATATAAAGAGCTGGTCAAAAAACATCATCCTGATGCCAATGGTGGTAACCGTTCTTCAGAAGAACGTTTCCGCGATGTTTTACATGCCTATAATTTACTTAAAAAATCTGGCTTGTGCTAAAGGGGGATCATCTGTTTTTTAAGTGATCCTATTTTAGTGTAAACTGTTCTTTTTGTCTAAAAACATCATGAAATATTAAAGCGGACAGATCTCCTTAATCCCCTCAGTTCCCCTTTTTACAGAGCATTGCATAAGTAACTGATGTCTTGTATTGTTTTTCAACTCAAATAATAAAGAATGGATATCCTTCCAGGAAAACAATGACAAAAACAAATTATGCCATCGACATTCCCGATATCACAGTCTGCGCTCACGATATATTCCATATTGACACAGATATGAAAATACCCGCTTTTAGTGCAAAAAGCCTATATGTTCCTGACTTAGATCCCGATTATCTTTTTGACAAGCAAACAACTTTAGCCATTTTAGCAGGTTTTGTTTTTAATCGTCGTGTTATGATTTCTGGCTATCATGGTACTGGTAAATCAACACATATTGAACAAGTTGCCGCACGCCTTAACTGGCCTTGTATTCGAATTAACCTTGACAGTCACATCAGTCGCATTGATCTTGTCGGAAAAGATGCTATCGTTTTGAAAGATGGTCTACAAATTACTGAATTTAAAGATGGCATTCTGCCCTGGGCTTATCAAAATAACATCGCTCTTGTCTTTGATGAATATGATGCAGGCAGGCCTGATGTTATGTTTGTCATTCAACGGGTACTTGAAGCCTCTGGACGATTGAGCTTACTTGATCAAAGCCGCATTATCACCCCTCATCCAGCATTTCGTCTTTTTGCGACTGCAAATACTATTGGTCTTGGCGATACAACAGGGCTTTATCACGGCACACAACAAATTAACCAAGCTCAAATGGACCGATGGTCTATTGTGGCGATATTAAATTATTTACCCCATGACAATGAAGTCAATATCGTTTGCTCGAAAGTTAAATATTTCCAAACACCTCAAAGAAAAAAAACAGTTTCACAAATGGTGCATGTAGCCAACATGGTACGCCAAGCCTTTATCAATGGTGATCTTTCAACAGTTATGAGCCCACGCACTGTAATCACTTGGGCAGAAAATACCGAAATTTTTCAAAATGTTGACTTTGCTTTTTACTTAACCTTTCTCAATAAATGTGATGAACTCGAACACGCAATTGTTGCAGAATTTTACCAACGTGCTTTTGGAAAAGAGCTTACCAAATCACTCAATTTATAATGTCTAATCTTTAAGGGAATGCATCCAATCATGGTGGCAGAAATTGGTGACCACAGCAAACATCTAATAGACCACCCCCTCAACGGTAAGTTTGACATCACAGCCTTTCCAAAAGCTGTCTCCATCTGTATTCGTACACTTTCTAGCACACGTAACTTTGAAGTTACTTTTAACAAAAGCAAATCATCTATGGACGACAATTATGCTTATGTTCGCCCACCAACATTACCACAATACATAACACAAAAAAATGTTGCCATTACCCGCGCACTGGGAGATTGCATAGCACTGTACAAAGCATGGCATGATCCCCACATTCATGTTCAGTTTGCCCCAATACAACCAGAAGCACGTGTTGTTTTTGACGCTCTTGAGCAAACACGCATTGAAGCAATCGGCACTTTAGCAATGGAAGGAATTGCTCAAAATCTTGATACAATGCTCGCCGATAAATACCAAAAAAAACATTACCAAATGGTGCGCCATCAAAATGAAGCTCCTCTACAAGATGCACTTGCACTTTTACTGCGTGAAAAGATAACAAAACGCCCCCCTCCGCAAGAAGCTGGGCTTATATTAGAATTATGGCGTCAATCAATTGAACAAAAAGCTGCAATAGAACTACATGAGCTTACATATCATATTTATGACCAAAAAGCTTTTGCACGTATTGCTTATCAAATGCTTATTGCATTAAAAATTGCCGACCAATTAAATGAAAATTTTAACCAGACGTGCAATAAAAAACCAAACAATGATCTTAAAATAAAAAATCAAGATAAAGAAGAAAACGAAAGCGCACAGTACTCTCAAAATAAAGAGCAAAAAATAACTGACCAAAACAATGATAGCTATAAAGAGGAAACAAAAGCCTCTCAGTTAAGCAATGATGATATAACCCAAGAAAAGTTAGAGAATCCTTGGAAACAAAAACGAAAGAAATTTAAATATTCTTCCAATATTTGTCAGCCAATGGAAAAACTTGCCGATTATAAAGTTTTCACGCGTCAATTTGATGAAATTTTAGAAGCGACTCATTTTTGTTCGGAAAGCGAATTAGATCATTTACGTCATTGTCTTGATAAACAATTAAATCACCTCCAAAACATTGTTACACGCTTAGCAAACCGTCTGCAACGGCGTCTTATGGCACAACAAAACCGCTCTTGGCATTTTGATCTTGAAGAAGGACATCTCGATACAGCACGACTTGCACGCCTCATTATCGATCCAATGCAATCACTTTCTTTTAAAAAAGAACACGATACACACTTTCGTGATACCGTTGTTTCATTGCTCATTGATAATTCAGGATCAATGCGAGGGCGACCAATTACTGTCGCAGCAAGTTGTGCTGATATTTTAGCGCAAACACTTGAACGCTGCAAAGTCAAAGTTGAAATTTTAGGCTTTACCACTAAAGCTTGGAAAGGCGGTCAAGCCCGTAAAGAATGGAATAACCAAAATAAACCCGATAACCCAGGGCGTTTAAATGATTTGCTCCATATCATCTACAAAAGCGCTGATACACCATGGCGTCGTGCCCGACGTAATTTAGGCCTAATGATGCAAGAAGGATTGCTTAAAGAAAACATTGATGGTGAAGCACTTATTTGGGCGCATCAGCGCCTTCTATCACGACACGAATCTCGCCGTATCCTTATGGTCATTTCTGATGGTGCACCAATTGATGATTCGACACTTTCTGTTAACCCTAGTTCTTATCTTAAAAAGCATTTGCATGCTGTTATCCAAGAAATTCAAACACATTCACCTATAGAATTAATTGCCATTGGCATTGGTCATGATGTCACACGCTATTATCAACGCGCTGTGACAATCATCAACGTCGAAGAACTAGCTGATGCCGTGACCGAACAATTAGCAACACTCTTTGATCCCAAAAAACCTAACTGCTCACACTATGTTTTTAAAAGATAAAATTATGATAAATGATTTGCATGCACCAAACATTTAAATAAGCACGCATTGCAAATGCCCTTATTTTCGAAAATATACTAAAATCTTACCATTTTTATAGATCGATACGATAAATTTTGAAAAACTAAAGAGAAACTTGCTTTTTAGTAGTGTGCTGAAAGTGAAGCCCTAAAACTTCTCAAAATTGTACCATAAGGCGCAAGCATAACCAAACTCATCACTATTTTGACCGAAAAATCACCACAAGCAAGCGAGAACCAAACTGGAACACCAAACCCAAAAAATATTGTGTTATCCACGATAGAACCATCAACATAATCTGTCATGTAATCAACAAAGCTAAAATGACTAGAAAAAGCAATAGCAAAAAACAATACCGTATCCAAAGCTGAGCCAGCTAATGCTGCTGCCAAAGGTGCCTTCCACCACGTTTTACGTCGCAAAGGTGTAAAAACCAAAATATCAAGCAATTGTGCAAATAAAAATGCCATACTAGAAGCAATTGCAAGCCGTGGCGTAACTAATACCCAAGAAACAAAAAAAGCCGTTATAAAACCAGCATACACCACGCGCCGTGCCGCAACTGGACCATAAAAACGATTCGTTAAATCATTAATCAAAAAAGCAATTGGGTAGGTAAAAGCCCCATAGGTCAAGATCTCATTCAAATTAAACCAGTAGATAGGATATTGAACCAAAATATTGGAAGCAGTTACCGCTAAACACATTGCAAAACTTGCAAAAATAATATGTTTTTTTCTTTGCTGTGCTACTAAAGATTTACAGGTTGAAGACATTCTTTGTAACCTGAGTAATAAATTCGAATCAATCAATAGTATGGCTAAATAACCAAAACCTTAAAACACACCCTTAAAAAACAAAAGCAAATATTTTATTCGGCTTTAAACAAAATCAATCAAGCTGCTTGTTCAGCTTTTTTCTTCATGATCTGGCGTTTTAATAAACGCGCACGTTGTGATAATTCTTTATCATCAGCTTTCACCAAAAAGCAATCAAGACCACCACGATGCTCAACTGAACGTAAAGCATGCGCTGAAATACGTAAACGGTAACTTTGCTGAAGCACTTCCGAAATTAATGTCACATTGCAAAGATTTGGTAAAAAACGACGACGCGTTTTATTATTGGCATGGCTAACATTATTCCCATACTGAACTGCTTTTCCTGTTAATTCGCAGGCACGAGACATAGACTTTACCCCTAAACTTTAAGAATTTTTAAATTCCAAATCCAGCAACACAAAACGGACGCCAAGCACACAAAATTCAACCTTGAACAAGCATCATTGGAAATGTGGGGGTTATAAGGCCTTGGTATTAAAAGGTCAAGCATTTTTGATATTTATTGATGCTTATTGATACTTATTTTGCCAATACTAACCATATTTTTGACAGTTCCATCACTAATATTACTGCCTTTTTTGACAAATACATTACTTACTTTTGCAAAAAAATGCATAAAATATTTTCTTTAAACGCTGAACATGTTAAAAAGAATTAATGATTAAGATGAATCAATCTCCAACAAAATCTCAGAGCAAAAATATAAGCTTTTTTTCTATTTTGTTCGGCATTTTATGTATAGGCTTTTTTTTGCTCTTCAGTGCACTAGGCGTCTGGCAAGTACAACGACTAAATTGGAAAACAAATCTCATTGCCAGCGTTAATCAGCGCATTCACCTACCCCCCATCAAAGCACCACCCCAAAATCAATGGAAGAGGATCACTTTTGATAAAGATGAATATCGACCCGTTACACTTACCGGAAATCTCTTAACAGATAAAAATATTTTTGTAACAGCTCTCACTCAAAACACCACAGGTTATTGGGTTTTAACCCCTTTACAAACAGCTGATAACACTCTGACTTTTATAAATCGTGGTTTCATTCCTATGGATGCACGCCACCACTTTGAGCAAGAAAAAGCCTCACCTTATCCCCATTCTTCTACTAACATAGAACAGATTACAATCACCGGTTTTTTACGTATGAGCGAAGGAGATGTAATATTTCCACGCAAAAATAACCCTGATCAAAATCTCTGGTATACACGCCAACTGCCCGCCATGGCCCAAAAGTTAGGGCTCTCTAATGTGGCCCCTTATTTTATTGATGTTACGCAAAAAATAGCCACACAAGGAGATCTTCCTATTGTCGGACTAACAGTTGTACACTTTAACAATAATCACCTGAGCTATGCTCTAACGTGGTTTATTTTAGCAGCTGGTGTTTTGGGTGCATTCTTTTTTTTATTTTCAAAATATAATAATAACTAAAAAGCCCCACCCTAAAATCTACATTTCACAAAATAAAACTAAAACAACCTTTTCTTAAGAAGGGCGTGCACCGTTTTAAGATATTATCAAATATTGCACTGGAAACTTTACAGACTTTTCTTGTTCTTTTCAAAGAAACTCACTCACACAGTTGCAAAGCTGACAATGAAAACAACCCCCTTTTCACTCTCTTCCCCTTATTTCTACAATAGGAGCAAACCAAACCTTTCATCAAACCACCCCCCATTCACACCCAAGTGATTCAGTGTAAGTGCTTATCAAAAATAAATATCAAAGAGATTTGCGCGAAAAACGCCACGCAATTGAACGAATATCACCCCGATTAATACCAAGATCATTGAGTTCATACGTTGAAAGATTATTTAATGCCTTAACTGTCCGACGATAACGGCGCCAAGAACCAAAAGACCGCAGAATGTTCATGTTTTTTACCTAAATCTTATGTTAAATTTCTGAAGTTTATAGAATAGAGCAAATTTTACAAATAAGTTGTGCTATAATCACATAACTGACGTGCATTTATAGCATAAGAAATATGTCACCAAATTTCTTTCATTCTGCTGGTAAATAAAAAACCATACCATTTTAATGGCGAAAATGGCGCACACCTGTAAAAACCATTGCCAAATCATGCGCATCAGCCGCTGCAATAACTTCCTTATCGCGCATTGACCCACCGGGTTGAATAACTGCGGTTACACCAGCTTCAGCAGCTGACAATAAACCATCGGCAAAAGGAAAAAACGCATCCGATGCAACAACAGATCCCTTGGTTAAAGGCTTTGTTAAACCCATTCCTTTGGCGTTTTCTTCAGCTTTATGAACTGCAATTTTAGCTGAATCAAGACGGCTCATTTGACCAGCACCAATACCCACTGTTGCACTGTTTTTTGCATAAACAATAGCGTTTGACTTCACATGTTTAACAACACGAAACGCAAATTGAAGGTCACGCATTTCATTTTGGCTGGGCGCTCGTTTTGTTACAACCTCAAGCTTCAAATCCTCAACCACCGCATTATCACGTGACTGCACTAAAACCCCTCCTGCAAGCGTTTTAAAAATTAGCCCTTCAGAACGCGGGTTAGGCATACCGCCCGTTATCAATAAGCGAAGATTTTTCTTCTGTGCAATGATCTCACGTGCTTCCATTGTCGCACCAGGAGCAATAAT is a genomic window containing:
- the cobT gene encoding cobaltochelatase subunit CobT codes for the protein MVAEIGDHSKHLIDHPLNGKFDITAFPKAVSICIRTLSSTRNFEVTFNKSKSSMDDNYAYVRPPTLPQYITQKNVAITRALGDCIALYKAWHDPHIHVQFAPIQPEARVVFDALEQTRIEAIGTLAMEGIAQNLDTMLADKYQKKHYQMVRHQNEAPLQDALALLLREKITKRPPPQEAGLILELWRQSIEQKAAIELHELTYHIYDQKAFARIAYQMLIALKIADQLNENFNQTCNKKPNNDLKIKNQDKEENESAQYSQNKEQKITDQNNDSYKEETKASQLSNDDITQEKLENPWKQKRKKFKYSSNICQPMEKLADYKVFTRQFDEILEATHFCSESELDHLRHCLDKQLNHLQNIVTRLANRLQRRLMAQQNRSWHFDLEEGHLDTARLARLIIDPMQSLSFKKEHDTHFRDTVVSLLIDNSGSMRGRPITVAASCADILAQTLERCKVKVEILGFTTKAWKGGQARKEWNNQNKPDNPGRLNDLLHIIYKSADTPWRRARRNLGLMMQEGLLKENIDGEALIWAHQRLLSRHESRRILMVISDGAPIDDSTLSVNPSSYLKKHLHAVIQEIQTHSPIELIAIGIGHDVTRYYQRAVTIINVEELADAVTEQLATLFDPKKPNCSHYVFKR
- a CDS encoding J domain-containing protein, yielding MATTSKLFDSIRISSNKRKQGESQAQQCQWEGCEKTGVHKAPAGRNREGQYFYFCLDHVRAYNKDFNYFSGLSDKDIANFQKDALTGHRPTWSAGLSNSTSKKTSPHYATIRSGTAAYQNRMRDPFSFFTKRYSANTTSRKLKPLEAKAFDTLGLQANASAEDIKTKYKELVKKHHPDANGGNRSSEERFRDVLHAYNLLKKSGLC
- a CDS encoding VUT family protein codes for the protein MSSTCKSLVAQQRKKHIIFASFAMCLAVTASNILVQYPIYWFNLNEILTYGAFTYPIAFLINDLTNRFYGPVAARRVVYAGFITAFFVSWVLVTPRLAIASSMAFLFAQLLDILVFTPLRRKTWWKAPLAAALAGSALDTVLFFAIAFSSHFSFVDYMTDYVDGSIVDNTIFFGFGVPVWFSLACGDFSVKIVMSLVMLAPYGTILRSFRASLSAHY
- a CDS encoding BolA family protein, with protein sequence MSTTIQTVIETKLRDAFCPQKLEVINESSLHAGHRHKGGVFDSHGETHFRVKILSSFFSGTSRVERHRAIYKVLQQELETHIHALALEVEAV
- a CDS encoding SURF1 family protein, translating into MIKMNQSPTKSQSKNISFFSILFGILCIGFFLLFSALGVWQVQRLNWKTNLIASVNQRIHLPPIKAPPQNQWKRITFDKDEYRPVTLTGNLLTDKNIFVTALTQNTTGYWVLTPLQTADNTLTFINRGFIPMDARHHFEQEKASPYPHSSTNIEQITITGFLRMSEGDVIFPRKNNPDQNLWYTRQLPAMAQKLGLSNVAPYFIDVTQKIATQGDLPIVGLTVVHFNNNHLSYALTWFILAAGVLGAFFFLFSKYNNN
- the rpmB gene encoding 50S ribosomal protein L28, with the protein product MSRACELTGKAVQYGNNVSHANNKTRRRFLPNLCNVTLISEVLQQSYRLRISAHALRSVEHRGGLDCFLVKADDKELSQRARLLKRQIMKKKAEQAA
- a CDS encoding DUF1127 domain-containing protein, coding for MNILRSFGSWRRYRRTVKALNNLSTYELNDLGINRGDIRSIAWRFSRKSL
- the cobS gene encoding cobaltochelatase subunit CobS; protein product: MTKTNYAIDIPDITVCAHDIFHIDTDMKIPAFSAKSLYVPDLDPDYLFDKQTTLAILAGFVFNRRVMISGYHGTGKSTHIEQVAARLNWPCIRINLDSHISRIDLVGKDAIVLKDGLQITEFKDGILPWAYQNNIALVFDEYDAGRPDVMFVIQRVLEASGRLSLLDQSRIITPHPAFRLFATANTIGLGDTTGLYHGTQQINQAQMDRWSIVAILNYLPHDNEVNIVCSKVKYFQTPQRKKTVSQMVHVANMVRQAFINGDLSTVMSPRTVITWAENTEIFQNVDFAFYLTFLNKCDELEHAIVAEFYQRAFGKELTKSLNL